From a region of the Constantimarinum furrinae genome:
- a CDS encoding Crp/Fnr family transcriptional regulator produces the protein MISEELLLSHKAKLVNYRSNETIFTEGDTAKFYFQVQRGSVKMFNLNENGKEFVQGIFYDGDSFGEPPLFGAFKYPASAEAAEDSSVFKLSKAMLFELLKSNFNTHLKFTATLSNRLAYKAMILKEMSVHPPEHRILTLVDHLKKKYGGDTLFQIDLTRQQIADLTGLRVETVIRAFKQLESEGEIEIIKRKIYR, from the coding sequence TTGATTTCTGAAGAACTGCTATTGTCGCACAAAGCCAAATTGGTGAATTACCGCAGTAATGAGACCATATTTACTGAAGGTGATACCGCTAAATTCTACTTTCAGGTGCAGCGCGGAAGCGTAAAAATGTTCAACCTCAATGAAAATGGAAAAGAATTTGTTCAGGGTATTTTCTATGACGGTGACAGTTTTGGAGAACCGCCACTGTTTGGTGCATTTAAATATCCGGCATCGGCCGAGGCCGCAGAAGATTCTTCGGTGTTTAAGTTGAGTAAAGCAATGCTGTTTGAATTGCTAAAATCCAATTTTAACACCCATTTAAAATTTACGGCTACGCTGTCCAACCGGCTTGCATACAAAGCGATGATCCTAAAAGAGATGTCTGTCCATCCTCCCGAACATCGCATTCTTACCCTCGTAGATCATTTAAAGAAAAAATACGGTGGAGATACACTGTTTCAGATCGATCTTACACGTCAGCAAATAGCAGATCTAACCGGCCTGCGTGTCGAAACTGTGATAAGGGCTTTTAAGCAGCTTGAATCGGAAGGAGAAATTGAAATCATAAAACGCAAGATCTATCGCTGA
- a CDS encoding group III truncated hemoglobin translates to MPQKSLETREDILLLVRTFYGKVRTNDLLGSVFEPVIQDWEAHFVRLTDFWESNLFFEKKYKGDPLQKHVEVDAYHGGTINELHFGVWLNLWFETLDELFEPESTYLAKNRARNMGTFIHLKIFEARQNGD, encoded by the coding sequence ATGCCACAAAAATCTTTAGAAACACGTGAGGACATTCTGCTTTTAGTCCGCACCTTTTACGGTAAGGTAAGAACAAATGATCTATTAGGTTCTGTGTTTGAGCCGGTTATACAGGACTGGGAAGCTCATTTTGTACGACTCACCGATTTCTGGGAGAGCAATTTGTTCTTTGAGAAAAAATACAAGGGAGATCCGCTTCAGAAGCACGTTGAAGTAGATGCATATCACGGAGGGACAATTAATGAGCTTCATTTTGGAGTTTGGTTAAATCTATGGTTTGAAACTCTGGACGAATTGTTTGAACCCGAATCTACATATCTTGCTAAGAACAGAGCCAGAAATATGGGTACTTTTATTCATTTAAAAATTTTTGAAGCCAGACAAAACGGGGATTAA